The Teredinibacter sp. KSP-S5-2 genome includes a window with the following:
- a CDS encoding major capsid protein, translating into MDIFSTFVLNRVVESLHRPASFLLDAFFPSVQTEDSEEIHFDIDQSKPRLAPFVSPLVEGKVVAEEGYQTYSFKPAYVKDKRRFNPNAPLKRAIGETIGGSLTPMNRREAALNKSMTNQLENLTRREEVMASEAMRFGRVTVSGENYPTTVVDFKRHADLTRVLLGNLQWGEPGVNPLNDLEDWASIIQLVSGAAARTVVFDPLAWRLFKDNDKVDKLLDKRRGTDTTLSIDPIAFGEGNKKVRYVGSIGDFEFFVYNDVYVDDDGVDQSVLPSYTVLMGSAGELEGTRCYGVIQDEKANYQANRYFSKSWLEEDPAVRWLLMQSAPLIVPYRPNASMCITVRQRG; encoded by the coding sequence ATGGATATTTTTTCCACATTTGTGTTAAATCGGGTGGTGGAATCGCTACATCGTCCCGCGTCGTTTTTACTCGATGCCTTTTTTCCTTCGGTGCAAACTGAAGACAGTGAAGAAATTCACTTCGATATTGATCAGTCCAAGCCGCGCCTTGCACCCTTCGTTTCACCGCTGGTGGAAGGCAAGGTGGTGGCGGAAGAAGGGTATCAAACCTATTCCTTTAAACCGGCTTATGTGAAAGATAAGCGACGGTTTAATCCCAATGCGCCGCTTAAGCGTGCCATCGGTGAAACCATTGGTGGTTCATTAACGCCGATGAACCGCCGGGAGGCCGCACTGAATAAATCGATGACCAACCAACTGGAAAATCTCACACGACGAGAAGAAGTTATGGCCTCAGAAGCCATGCGGTTTGGTCGTGTGACGGTATCCGGTGAAAACTATCCAACCACGGTAGTCGATTTTAAGCGGCACGCCGACCTTACTCGCGTCTTGCTGGGGAATTTGCAGTGGGGCGAACCCGGTGTAAACCCACTCAATGATTTGGAAGATTGGGCAAGTATTATTCAGTTAGTTTCGGGGGCGGCGGCGCGCACGGTAGTCTTTGACCCTTTGGCATGGCGACTGTTTAAAGACAACGACAAAGTGGATAAATTGTTGGATAAACGTCGTGGTACAGATACGACGTTAAGCATTGATCCCATTGCCTTTGGTGAGGGAAATAAAAAAGTTCGTTATGTCGGCTCGATTGGCGATTTTGAATTCTTTGTCTACAACGATGTGTATGTTGATGACGATGGTGTGGATCAATCAGTACTGCCCAGTTACACCGTGCTCATGGGCAGTGCAGGCGAGTTGGAAGGCACCCGTTGCTATGGTGTCATCCAAGATGAAAAAGCCAATTACCAAGCTAATCGCTATTTTTCCAAATCCTGGTTAGAAGAAGATCCCGCAGTGCGTTGGTTATTGATGCAATCGGCTCCATTAATTGTGCCGTATCGTCCAAACGCCTCCATGTGCATTACTGTGCGACAAAGAGGGTAG
- a CDS encoding phage tail protein produces the protein MINVTIESTPELTQWAATVGATENQIRRAAIKSLNVTIRWVRAQMAREVAAKTKLRVGLIKSGLLTIKASRSHLQATVGLSKRSGQVPLSKVGNAVQNDQGVVVKKKLHKHAFVARMRSGHEGIYRRKSGSRLPIKELYFFFSQDLRDAMDYFSDGIAYRYFEQLFEREMRYILRSTFHK, from the coding sequence ATGATCAATGTCACGATTGAATCCACACCGGAATTAACGCAATGGGCGGCGACGGTTGGGGCAACGGAAAATCAAATTCGTCGTGCGGCCATTAAATCGCTGAATGTGACCATTCGCTGGGTGCGTGCGCAGATGGCCAGAGAGGTCGCGGCAAAAACCAAACTGCGTGTCGGGTTAATAAAATCCGGCTTGTTAACAATTAAGGCATCACGCAGTCATTTGCAAGCCACGGTGGGGTTATCTAAACGTAGTGGTCAAGTACCACTTTCCAAAGTGGGCAATGCCGTACAAAACGATCAAGGTGTGGTGGTTAAAAAGAAACTGCATAAACACGCATTCGTGGCGCGCATGCGATCAGGTCACGAAGGTATCTATCGCCGGAAGTCCGGCTCACGGTTACCAATCAAAGAGTTGTACTTTTTCTTTTCCCAGGATTTACGTGATGCAATGGATTATTTCTCCGACGGGATTGCTTATCGCTACTTTGAACAACTTTTTGAACGTGAGATGCGTTACATCTTACGTTCAACCTTTCATAAATAA
- a CDS encoding phage baseplate assembly protein V, with protein sequence MDMEFRISELDRRLANMIQLGRIDTLDLSGDIPKAKVRFGELVSPLLPFITERAGEDLTWWPIDLNEQVIVFSPSGTLSMGIILGSINQKRFPSPTKDKDLHFTRYSDGAETQYDKKAHKLSILLPSGGTTELVSDGGIKIKGKIDIEGDVTIAGDIDASGDITDHTRSMQADRDIYTAHLETYHT encoded by the coding sequence ATGGACATGGAATTTCGTATTAGCGAGCTGGATCGTCGTTTGGCCAATATGATCCAACTTGGCCGAATCGATACACTGGATTTATCGGGGGATATCCCGAAAGCCAAAGTTCGATTTGGCGAACTGGTTTCGCCTTTACTGCCATTTATTACTGAACGCGCAGGGGAAGACCTGACTTGGTGGCCGATTGATCTTAATGAGCAAGTGATCGTGTTTTCGCCCAGTGGTACCCTATCAATGGGCATTATTCTAGGCTCGATCAATCAAAAGCGCTTTCCTTCTCCCACGAAGGATAAGGATTTACATTTCACCCGGTATTCAGATGGTGCGGAAACACAATACGATAAAAAAGCGCACAAACTCTCCATCCTTTTGCCCAGTGGCGGTACGACGGAATTGGTGTCCGATGGAGGGATTAAAATAAAGGGAAAAATAGACATTGAGGGCGATGTAACCATTGCCGGAGATATTGATGCGTCGGGTGATATCACGGATCACACGCGAAGTATGCAAGCGGATCGGGATATCTATACGGCGCATTTAGAAACGTATCATACCTAG
- a CDS encoding GPW/gp25 family protein, translated as MQGIDSNTGKAISGIDHLRQSIRDILTTPLGSRVMRETYGSRLFDLIDHPINSVTMIEIYSATAEALMRWEPRFVVKRVQVESVSLGQIVLLLEGDYIPRREPLILSDLKLNF; from the coding sequence ATGCAGGGCATAGATAGCAATACGGGAAAAGCAATTTCCGGTATTGACCATCTGCGCCAGTCCATTCGCGATATCTTAACTACGCCACTGGGTTCCCGTGTGATGCGGGAAACCTACGGTTCCCGATTATTTGATTTGATTGATCATCCAATTAATTCGGTGACAATGATTGAGATTTATTCCGCAACGGCAGAAGCCTTGATGAGGTGGGAGCCGCGATTTGTAGTAAAGCGTGTGCAGGTGGAGTCGGTGAGCCTGGGGCAAATTGTCCTGTTGCTCGAAGGCGACTATATACCACGGCGTGAACCACTCATTTTATCTGACCTGAAACTGAATTTTTAA
- a CDS encoding baseplate J/gp47 family protein has product MSQFSAIDLEKLPAPDVIETLDFETIFSALLAELTEAYPEFSADVESDPAYKILQVSAYRELMLRAEINDRIKALLLAYARGANLDHIVASYYRLQREIVSPGDESAIPPVAPKYEDDDRLRYRSQLSYEGYSTAGPEGSYIFHALAASPLVKDASVQSPTPGVVVVTVLSNDGAGIASDALLQTVNAHLNDKTIRPLTDQVLVQSAEVIPFTVEAELILFSGPDESVVEQAALIALDDYLNARHRLGHDITLSGMYAALHQPGVQQVNLLSPAQNILVQRSQVAWNTEKKITLGGRGE; this is encoded by the coding sequence ATGAGCCAGTTTTCTGCCATTGATCTTGAGAAGCTGCCTGCGCCGGATGTGATTGAGACGCTCGATTTTGAAACCATTTTTTCGGCATTACTTGCAGAGTTAACCGAAGCCTACCCGGAATTTTCTGCCGATGTGGAAAGTGATCCGGCCTATAAAATCTTACAAGTGTCGGCGTATCGAGAATTAATGCTTCGCGCAGAAATCAATGATCGTATTAAAGCATTGCTCTTGGCGTATGCGCGTGGGGCAAACTTGGATCACATTGTTGCGAGCTATTACCGATTGCAACGAGAAATTGTGTCTCCGGGAGATGAGTCGGCAATACCGCCTGTTGCACCAAAATACGAAGATGATGACCGGCTTCGTTATCGATCCCAATTAAGCTACGAAGGATACAGCACCGCAGGCCCTGAAGGCAGTTACATTTTTCATGCACTTGCCGCCAGTCCTTTGGTCAAAGATGCCAGTGTCCAGAGCCCAACACCCGGTGTGGTGGTGGTCACTGTGCTATCAAACGATGGTGCGGGAATCGCCAGTGACGCATTATTGCAAACCGTTAACGCGCATTTAAATGATAAAACCATTCGACCGCTGACCGATCAGGTATTGGTGCAGTCGGCAGAGGTTATCCCGTTTACGGTTGAGGCCGAACTCATTTTGTTTTCCGGGCCGGATGAGTCTGTGGTTGAACAAGCAGCTCTCATCGCATTGGATGATTATCTTAATGCTCGTCACAGGCTCGGGCACGACATTACATTATCGGGAATGTATGCCGCACTTCATCAACCCGGTGTGCAGCAGGTAAATTTGTTATCACCGGCACAGAATATTCTGGTACAGCGGTCACAGGTGGCATGGAATACTGAGAAAAAGATTACCTTGGGAGGACGGGGTGAATAG